The following are from one region of the Coffea eugenioides isolate CCC68of chromosome 2, Ceug_1.0, whole genome shotgun sequence genome:
- the LOC113759903 gene encoding uncharacterized protein LOC113759903, giving the protein MVGKGKKSQPRFVGPYKILQLVGNVAYKLELPPRLSRIHNVFHMSMLKKYYPDPSHVLQPENIEIDEALTYEEIPVKLLDHKVKELRNKRIPLVKVLWRNHGVEEATWEVEEEIRKKYKDLFSDQGPYDATVIDQVT; this is encoded by the exons ATGGTAGGGAAAGGAAAGAAGTCGCAACCTagatttgtaggaccttataagaTTCTACAACTTGTGGGAAACGTGGCCTATAAGTTGGAACTGCCACCAAGATTATCTCGAATTCATAACGTTTTCCATATGTCtatgctcaagaaatattatCCAGATCCATCTCATGTACTGCAACCGGAAAATATTGAGATTGACGAGGCACTGACTTATGAGGAAATACCAGTGAAACTTCTGGATCATAAGGTGAAGGAACTAAGAAATAAGCGAATTCCTTTGGTAAAAGTCCTTTGGAGGAATCACggagtagaggaagcaacttgggaagtaGAGGAGGAAATTCGAAAGAAATACAAAGACTTATTTTCAGATCAAG gtccatatgatgccacTGTTATTGATCAAGTTACTTAA